A stretch of the Papaver somniferum cultivar HN1 chromosome 6, ASM357369v1, whole genome shotgun sequence genome encodes the following:
- the LOC113291667 gene encoding non-specific lipid-transfer protein 1-like — translation MVCAMVVLAVAQFMCQPSSGALTCTQVVQNLAPCATYITGSVPQPAPACCTGITTLRGMATTTPDKRFACNCVKTATASNPNIRDDAVSSLPGKCGVQLPYAISRSFDCNS, via the coding sequence ATGGTATGTGCAATGGTGGTTTTAGCCGTGGCTCAGTTCATGTGTCAGCCAAGCTCCGGCGCTCTTACTTGTACCCAAGTGGTTCAGAATCTGGCTCCTTGTGCGACCTACATAACAGGTTCAGTGCCTCAGCCTGCACCTGCTTGTTGTACCGGTATCACTACTCTAAGGGGAATGGCAACAACGACTCCTGATAAgcgttttgcttgcaattgtgtAAAAACTGCGACAGCTTCGAATCCAAATATAAGGGATGATGCAGTGAGTTCACTTCCCGGCAAATGTGGTGTACAGCTTCCCTACGCTATCTCGAGGAGCTTTGATTGCAACTCGTGA
- the LOC113286310 gene encoding cytochrome P450 703A2-like: protein MDLFVLVVTLISGIAFAKLYFRGVGRKPRERTRTLPPGPPRWPIVGNLLQLGPLPHKDFTRFCEKYGPLVYVRLGSVDAITTNDPDIIREILVQQDEVFASRPRTLAGIHLAYGCGDVALAPLGLHWKRMRRICMEQLLSTKRIESFANHRVDEAKHLVQDVLARSKAGEVNLRQVLGAFSMNNVTRMLLGKQYFGVKSAGPEAAMEFMDITHELFRLLGLIYLGDYLPLWRWFDPFGCEKEMRDVEKRMDEFHKRILEEHRKEERLSALKESEMDFVDILLSLPGEDGKEHLEDVEIKALIQDMIAAATDTSSVTNEWAMAEVIKHPRVLLKIQEELDSVVGRDRMVTESDLSHLNYLRCVVRETFRMHPAGPFLIPHESVKATKINGYYIPEKTRVFINTHALGRNSRIWDNVDEFRPERHLLEDGSRVEISHGGDFRILPFSAGKRRCPGAPLGVFFVLMGLARLFHCFDWGPPDGLKPEDIDTTEVYGMTMPKAKPLIAVAKLRLARHLYA from the exons ATGGATCTCTTTGTGTTGGTTGTAACTCTCATATCTGGGATTGCATTTGCGAAATTATACTTTCGGGGTGTCGGGAGGAAGCCTCGGGAGAGAACCAGAACTCTTCCACCAGGTCCACCTAGATGGCCTATAGTCGGAAATCTTTTACAACTAGGTCCTTTACCACACAAGGACTTTACAAGATTTTGCGAAAAGTATGGCCCTCTAGTCTATGTGAGGTTAGGATCAGTCGATGCAATCACAACAAACGACCCAGATATTATTCGTGAAATTCTGGTTCAGCAAGATGAAGTGTTTGCGTCTCGACCACGAACGCTTGCCGGAATTCATTTAGCCTATGGATGTGGTGATGTAGCATTGGCTCCATTGGGTTTACACTGGAAGAGAATGAGAAGAATTTGCATGGAGCAGTTACTAAGTACTAAACGAATCGAGTCATTCGCAAACCATCGAGTGGATGAAGCTAAGCACCTAGTTCAAGACGTGTTGGCCCGATCAAAAGCTGGAGAGGTGAATCTGAGGCAAGTTTTAGGTGCATTTTCGATGAACAATGTGACAAGGATGTTGTTAGGGAAACAATATTTTGGAGTCAAATCAGCTGGACCAGAAGCCGCTATGGAATTTATGGATATAACACATGAGCTGTTTAGGTTACTAGGATTGATTTATCTGGGGGATTATTTGCCATTGTGGAGATGGTTTGATCCATTTGGGTGTGAGAAAGAGATGAGAGATGTGGAGAAGAGGATGGATGAGTTTCACAAGAGAATTCTTGAAGAACacagaaaagaagaaagactGTCAGCACTGAAAGAGTCAGAGATGGATTTTGTTGATATATTGTTGAGCTTGCCTGGTGAAGATGGGAAAGAACACTTGGAAGATGTTGAGATAAAAGCTTTAATTCAG GACATGATAGCCGCAGCTACAGACACATCATCGGTGACCAATGAATGGGCGATGGCGGAAGTGATAAAGCATCCTCGTGTACTTCTAAAGATCCAAGAGGAACTCGACTCAGTTGTTGGCCGTGACAGGATGGTCACAGAATCAGATCTATCCCACCTGAATTACCTGCGATGTGTCGTTCGTGAAACTTTTCGGATGCATCCAGCAGGTCCGTTTCTAATCCCACACGAATCGGTAAAGGCAACTAAGATCAACGGTTATTATATCCCTGAAAAGACACGTGTGTTTATCAACACTCATGCACTTGGTCGTAATTCACGTATCTGGGACAACGTCGATGAATTCCGACCAGAGAGGCATTTGTTGGAAGATGGAAGCAGGGTGGAAATAAGCCATGGGGGAGATTTCAGGATTTTACCGTTCAGCGCCGGTAAGAGAAGGTGCCCCGGGGCACCCCTTGGTGTTTTTTTTGTTCTCATGGGATTAGCTAGGTTATTCCATTGCTTCGACTGGGGGCCTCCTGATGGATTAAAACCAGAGGACATCGACACAACAGAGGTTTATGGGATGACAATGCCAAAAGCAAAACCTTTGATAGCTGTCGCCAAGCTACGTTTGGCTAGGCATTTGTACGCTTGA
- the LOC113289811 gene encoding non-specific lipid-transfer protein A-like, producing the protein MMKTQRIVISVLLVAVMAHLMIMTEPTEAFTCLDVAPNLAACISYLSGIDSRPSQICCGGVTRVRGMCVTTGDRRLACNCIKGVATRISVIKESAVASLPIACNQPLPFPISTSFDCDSIP; encoded by the exons ATGATGAAGACCCAAAGGATAGTTATAAGTGTTCTTTTGGTTGCGGTAATGGCGCATCTGATGATAATGACAGAACCAACTGAAGCTTTCACTTGTTTGGATGTGGCTCCGAACTTAGCTGCTTGTATTAGTTACTTGTCTGGTATAGATTCAAGGCCATCACAGATTTGTTGCGGCGGAGTTACAAGGGTAAGGGGAATGTGTGTGACTACAGGCGACAGACGTCTTGCCTGCAACTGCATCAAAGGAGTAGCTACCCGCATCAGTGTCATCAAAGAAAGTGCTGTtgcttctcttcccattgcttGCAACCAACCTCTTCCCTTCCCTATCTCTACCTCGTTCGACTGCGACTC GATTCCGTAG
- the LOC113289810 gene encoding hydroxyproline O-galactosyltransferase GALT2-like, whose amino-acid sequence MKRTRSDYLGGGGGGGKRLKLSHLLLFVAALYLIFISTKFPHLIEITSMLSGDDNIMALDGSIKVSNNDDSDLNKPFFSSIYKDNTFHRKLEDNPNLKSPTMPDKESVEEETTTKPIKPLQHRYGRITGEIMKMWNRTNDLSTVERMADEAWTLGMKAWEEVEKFDLEGSNQTTVVEGKPELCPSSVSITGEELVRGDHLMFLPCGLAAGSSITVIGTPHNAHKEFVPQFARLRNGNTMVMVSQFMVELQGLKAVDGEDPPRILHLNPRLKGDWSNRPVIEHNTCYRMQWGTAQRCEGLLPKNEDDTMLVDGFRRCERWMRSDIVDTKESKTTSWFNRFIGREQKPEVTWPYPFLEDRLFILTVRAGVEGYHINVGGRHVTSFPYRTGFSLEDATGLAVKGDVDVHSVYATSLPTSHPSFSLQRVLEMSEKWKAPPLPDRPIQVFIGILSATNHFAERMAVRKTWMQSAAVKSSNVVARFFVALNPRKEVNAVLKKEAAYFGDIVILPFMDRYELVVLKTIAICECGVHNASAAYIMKCDDDTFVRVDTVLKEIKGISSEKSLYMGNLNLLHRPLRSGKWAVTYEEWPEEVYPPYVNGPGYVISIDIAKFIVTQHVNRSLRLFKMEDVSMGMWVEQFNNTIPVQYSHNWKFCQYGCMEGYFTAHYQSPRQMICLWSKLAKGRAHCCNFR is encoded by the exons atgAAGAGAACAAGGAGTGATTATctcggtggtggtggcggtggtggtaagaGATTGAAATTATCTCATTTGTTATTATTTGTAGCAGCATTGTACCTAATTTTCATTTCAACCAAGTTCCCACACTTGATAGAGATTACATCAATGTTAAGTGGAGATGATAATATAATGGCTTTAGATGGATCTATTAAGGTAAGTAATAATGATGATTCAGATCTAAATAAGCCATTTTTCAGTTCTATTTACAAAGATAATACTTTCCATAGAAAACTAGAagataaccctaatttgaaatcACCAACAATGCCTGATAAGGAATCAGTTGAAGAGGAAACAACAACTAAACCAATCAAGCCTCTGCAACATCGATATGGTAGGATTACTGGTGAGATTATGAAGATGTGGAACAGAACTAATGATTTATCGACTGTAGAAAGAATGGCAGATGAAGCATGGACTTTAGGgatgaaggcatgggaagaagtTGAGAAATTTGATCTAGAAGGCTCTAATCAGACTACTGTGGTGGAGGGGAAACCCGAGTTATGTCCTTCGTCTGTGTCGATAACTGGtgaagaacttgttagaggagaTCATTTAATGTTTCTTCCATGTGGGCTTGCTGCTGGTTCTTCTATCACGGTTATAGGAACACCACATAATGCTCATAAAGAGTTTGTGCCTCAGTTTGCAAGGTTGAGAAATGGGAATACCATGGTTATGGTGTCACAGTTTATGGTTGAACTGCAAGGGTTAAAAGCTGTGGACGGGGAGGATCCTCCAAGGATTCTGCATTTGAATCCTAGGCTGAAAGGAGATTGGAGTAATCGCCCAGTCATTGAGCACAACACATGTTATAGAATGCAGTGGGGGACAGCTCAAAGGTGTGAaggtttattgcccaaaaatgaAGATGACACGATGTTGG TGGATGGATTCCGAAGATGTGAGAGATGGATGCGGAGCGATATTGTCGACACCAAAGAATCTAAGACAACTTCGTGGTTCAACAGATTCATAGGGCGTGAGCAGAAGCCAGAAGTGACGTGGCCATATCCTTTCTTGGAGGATAGACTATTTATACTCACAGTGCGAGCAGGTGTGGAAGGATACCACATCAATGTTGGTGGTCGACATGTGACCTCATTCCCTTATCGAACG GGATTCTCTCTTGAAGATGCAACAGGATTAGCAGTCAAAGGTGATGTTGATGTGCATTCAGTGTATGCTACATCTCTTCCCACCTCTCATCCAAGTTTCTCACTCCAGCGAGTACTGGAAATGTCTGAGAAGTGGAAGGCTCCACCATTACCTGACCGTCCCATCCAAGTATTTATTGGGATTCTCTCTGCTACAAATCACTTTGCAGAGCGTATGGCCGTTCGCAAAACTTGGATGCAGTCCGCTGCTGTGAAATCTTCAAATGTGGTGGCTCGTTTCTTTGTTGCATTG AATCCAAGGAAGGAGGTGAATGCAGTGTTGAAGAAGGAAGCAGCTTACTTTGGTGATATTGTTATTTTGCCTTTCATGGATCGTTATGAGCTTGTTGTTCTCAAGACCATTGCCATTTGTGAGTGTGGG GTTCACAATGCCAGTGCTGCGTATATCATGAAGTGTGATGATGATACCTTTGTAAGGGTGGATACAGTTCTGAAAGAAATCAAGGGCATTTCGTCCGAGAAGTCCCTTTATATGGGAAATCTCAACCTCCTGCACCGGCCTCTCAGAAGTGGGAAATGGGCAGTTACATATGAG GAATGGCCAGAAGAAGTCTATCCTCCTTATGTCAATGGACCTGGATATGTTATTTCTATCGACATTGCCAAATTTATTGTCACTCAGCATGTGAATCGAAGTCTCAGG CTGTTCAAGATGGAAGATGTCAGCATGGGAATGTGGGTTGAACAGTTCAACAACACCATCCCTGTTCAGTACTCTCATAATTGGAAGTTTTGCCAGTATGGTTGTATGGAAGGCTATTTCACTGCACATTATCAGTCTCCGAGACAGATGATCTGCTTGTGGTCCAAATTGGCAAAGGGTCGGGCTCATTGTTGCAACTTTAGATGA
- the LOC113289812 gene encoding protein PLASTID TRANSCRIPTIONALLY ACTIVE 12, chloroplastic-like has product MASLPTTWLYQDRVLVPGDGFSFGKFGFQHTQASFLGSLTAGKVQASNGLSSGRVEKRVSLLSPVNCSKKERPFDPLSVERPPYSSYYDSTSGQLEPASGARASIPGEDYWPEGTSSRVRAARAPEPRGKTEGAPSFGKNPGSRRKKYKTQATASSEITEASEELGDLVTLESDSDDPSEDPKDIFSEFVVYQNEPEEETNTGFDLDKKHGRPHPFIDPKIKKEIEEPKSSEELWWNWRKPDKEQWSRWQRRRPDSETVFVKAMAETGQIKLYGDQPTLTETSLYRARRHLFKEERLQSEQERLEEIGPLAYYSEWVEGWKRDTSREAVQKHFEETGEDENTQLINMFQHQTAREYRIMMGRDVRIRRDPLAMRMREDQIKAIWGGDPVYPTVNYIQGPNEVIDYRGPEFHEPTPNMLSYLKEHGKMISREELDILLAKEKTEELEITDMDEAMARAVDIGENDDDEEDSEAEAEEEVDEKITRNWSVLKTTPEIRKTKEKPKKKEQMNLEEAVDDSENLTDFLLDFEQEE; this is encoded by the exons atggcATCTTTACCTACAACTTGGCTCTACCAAG ATAGGGTTTTGGTTCCCGGTGATGGTTTCTCATTTGGGAAATTTGGTTTTCAACATACTCAG GCATCTTTTCTAGGTTCACTTACGGCAGGTAAGGTCCAAGCCAGTAATGGGTTAAGCAGTGGTAGGGTTGAAAAGAGGGTGTCTTTACTTTCACCTGTAAATTGTTCCAAGAAAGAAAGACCTTTTGACCCATTATCTGTTGAGCGTCCACCATATTCAAGTTATTATGATTCCACATCCGGGCAGCTTGAACCAGCCTCTGGAGCTCGGGCAAGTATTCCTGGTGAGGACTATTGGCCTGAAGGTACATCCAGCCGAGTTAGGGCTGCTCGGGCTCCTGAACCAAGGGGTAAAACTGAAGGGGCACCATCATTTGGGAAAAATCCTGGAAGTAGACGGAAGAAGTATAAAACACAGGCGACAGCCTCATCAGAAATCACAGAAGCAAGCGAGGAGTTGGGTGATCTTGTTACACTGGAAAGTGATTCAGATGATCCTTCTGAGGATCCTAAAGACATCTTCTCGGAATTTGTTGTTTACCAAAATGAACCCGAGGAAGAAACCAACACAGGGTTCGACTTAGACAAGAAACATGGACGCCCTCATCCGTTCATTGACccaaaaataaagaaagagaTAGAGGAACCTAAATCCAGTGAAGAGCTTTGGTGGAACTGGAGAAAGCCAGATAAGGAGCAATGGTCTAGGTGGCAAAGAAGGCGACCTGATTCTGAGACG GTATTTGTAAAAGCCATGGCTGAAACAGGGCAGATAAAACTTTATGGAGACCAGCCAACACTCACTGAGACATCTCTATATAGGGCAAGACGGCATCTATTCAAGGAGGAGAG GCTACAGAGTGAACAAGAGAGACTGGAAGAAATAGGTCCTTTGGCATACTACTCAGAATGGGTTGAAGGATGGAAGAGGGACACTTCCAGAGAGGCTGTTCAGAAACATTTTGAGGAGACTGGTGAAGATGAGAACACTCAACTGATAAATATGTTCCAGCATCAAACAGCCAGAGAATACCGTATCATGATGGGTAGAGATGTCCGTATTCGTCGCGATCCTTTAGCAATGCGAATGCGCGAAGATCAAATAAAAGCAA TATGGGGTGGAGATCCAGTCTACCCAACTGTTAATTACATTCAAGGTCCAAATGAAGTGATCGATTACAGGGGTCCGGAGTTTCATGAGCCAACACCTAACATGCTGTCTTACCTTAAGGAG CATGGGAAGATGATATCAAGGGAGGAGCTTGACATACTTCTGGCAAAAGAGAAAACTGAAGAACTTGAG ATTACCGATATGGATGAAGCTATGGCTAGAGCTGTTGACATCGGTGAAAACGAC GACGATGAGGAGGACAGTGAGGCCGAAGCAGAGGAAGAAGTCGATGAGAAAATTACACGGAATTGGAGTGTTCTAAAAACTACTCCCGAGATCCGCAAAACTAAG GAGAAACCAAAGAAGAAGGAACAGATGAATCTGGAGGAGGCTGTAGATGATTCTGAAAACTTAACTGATTTCCTTCTAGACTTTGAACAAGAGGAGTAG